A genome region from Salvia splendens isolate huo1 chromosome 19, SspV2, whole genome shotgun sequence includes the following:
- the LOC121778243 gene encoding methionine aminopeptidase 2B-like: MASDDSSAATRVDDLVNGSSESSASKVAAEEVEDKVDDLTLDEPQEAAKKKKKKSKSKKKKEPPQQTDPPSIPVVDLFPSGEFPEGEIQQYKDDNLWRTTSEEKRELERLEKPIYNSVRQAAEVHRQVRKYIRQIVKPGMLMTDLCETLENTVRKLISENGLQAGIAFPTGCSLNSVAAHWTPNSGDKTLLQYDDVMKLDFGTHIDGRIVDCAFTVAFNPMYNLLLEATREATNTGIKEAGIDVRLCDVGAAIQEVMESYEVEINGKTFQVKSIRNLNGHSIGQYQIHAGKSVPIVKGGEQTKMEEGEFYAIETFGSTGKGHVREDLECSHYMKNFDAGHIPLRLPRAKQLLATINKNFSTLAFCRRYLDRLGETKYLMALKNLCDAGIVQPYPPLCDVKGSYVSQFEHTILLRPTCKEVVSRGDDY, translated from the exons ATGGCCAGCGATGATAGCTCCGCCGCAACCCGCGTGGACGACCTTGTGAATGGATCCAGTGAATCCAGCGCTAGTAAAGTTGCAGCCGAAGAGGTTGAGGATAAAGTTGACGACCTAACTCTCGATGAGCCCCAAG AAGctgcaaagaagaagaagaagaaaagtaaAAGCAA GAAGAAAAAAGAACCACCCCAACAAACTGATCCACCATCGATTCCTGTAGTCGACCTCTTTCCATCTGGCGAGTTCCCAGAGGGTGAAATTCAACAGTATAAGGACGA TAATTTGTGGAGAACTACATCTGAGGAAAAGAGAGAACTGGAGCGACTAGAGAAACCAATTTATAATTCAGTTCGCCAAGCAGCCGAAGTCCATCGACAG GTCCGGAAATACATTAGGCAAATCGTGAAACCTGGAATGTTGATGACTGATCTGTGTGAGACCTTGGAGAACACAGTTCGTAAATTGATATCTGAAAATGGTTTACAAGCTGGCATTGCATTCCCCACTGGATGCTCATTGAACTC GGTTGCTGCCCATTGGACTCCAAATTCGGGGGACAAAACTCTGCTTCAGTATGATGACGTGATGAAACTGGATTTTGGAACTCACATTGATG gGCGGATTGTGGACTGTGCATTTACTGTGGCATTCAACCCAATGTACAATCTGCTGCTTGAGGCCACACGGGAAGCCACAAATACTGGTATCAAG GAAGCTGGAATTGATGTGCGCTTGTGTGATGTTGGTGCTGCTATTCAAGAAGTCATGGAGTCGTATGAGGTTGAAATCAATGGAAAGACATTCCAGG TTAAAAGTATCAGAAATTTGAATGGGCACAGTATTGGGCAATATCAGATCCATGCAGGGAAGTCTGTACCAATAGTAAAAGGAGGAGAGCAAACAAAAATGGAAGAGGGTGAATTTTATGCCATAGAGACTTTTGGATCCACAG GGAAAGGACATGTGAGAGAAGACCTGGAGTGCAGCCATTACATGAAGAATTTCGATGCTGGCCACATTCCACTGCGGTTGCCTAGAGCAAAACAGCTCTTGGCAACTATCAATAAGAACTTTTCTACCTTGGCTTTCTGCAGACGTTATCTAGATCGCCTTGGGGAAACCAAGTATTTGATGGCACTGAAGAATTTATGCGATGCTGGCATTGTTCAG CCATACCCTCCTCTTTGTGACGTCAAGGGCAGCTATGTTTCTCAATTTGAGCATACGATTTTGCTTCGTCCAACTTGTAAAGAAGTGGTATCAAGAGGTGATGACTACTGA
- the LOC121780305 gene encoding aquaporin SIP1-1-like codes for MVAALIKASVGDAVLTFMWVFCASSLGALTYVVSSALGVAPGLPSLFITTFLIFILLFIFGFLGDLLGGASFNPTGTAAFYAAGLGGADSLFSASVRFPAQAAGAVGGAVAIIEAMPVQYKHMLGGPSLKVDTNTGAIAEGVLTFLMTLAVLFIIIKGPKSMFVKNWMLAISTVSLVVAGTTYTGPSMNPANAFGWAYVNNTHSTWEHFLVYWISPFVGAILSAWVFRFLCPQPPKKKKA; via the exons ATGGTTGCCGCCCTTATCAAGGCCTCCGTCGGCGATGCTGTGCTCACCTTCATGTGGGTTTTCTGCGCCTCCTCGCTCGGCGCCCTCACCTACGTCGTCTCCTCCGCTCTCGGCGTCGCCCCCGGCCTGCCCTCCCTTTTCATCACCACTTTTCTCATCTTCATCCTCTTGTTCATTTTCGGGTTCCTCGGCGATCTCCTCGGCGGCGCCTCCTTCAATCCCACCGGCACCGCCGCCTTTTACGCCGCCGGCCTCGGCGGCGCCGACTCTCTCTTCTCCGCCTCCGTCCGCTTTCCTGCTCAG GCAGCTGGTGCAGTCGGTGGCGCGGTGGCGATTATAGAAGCGATGCCGGTGCAGTACAAGCATATGCTCGGGGGTCCTTCGCTGAAGGTCGACACCAACACTGGAGCAATTGCTGAGGGGGTTTTGACCTTCCTAATGACCTTGGCTGTGCTCTTCATAATCATTAAAGGTCCTAAAAGCATGTTTGTCAAGAACTGGATGCTTGCTATCTCCACTGTGTCTCTTGTAGTTGCAGGTACCACTTATACAGGTCCTTCCATGAATCCTGCTAAT GCATTTGGGTGGGCTTATGTAAACAATACACACAGTACTTGGGAGCATTTCCTTGTGTATTGGATCAGCCCCTTTGTCGGAGCAATACTGTCTGCCTGGGTTTTCCGTTTTCTATGTCCTCAACccccgaagaagaagaaagctTGA